The following proteins are co-located in the Streptomyces sp. NBC_00435 genome:
- a CDS encoding helix-turn-helix domain-containing protein translates to MTTELADNVRKYRRRAGMSQEELAHAAGVSPGTVRKVEQGGTVRMETLHALARALSVTTATLLAPDAPEPVGRSEDPNRVNLIQLRAALTPPVGLADSDRESAEEEPNLRRFRRTVHDGAVLYHSDSYKSVASQLPALLRDANSAVAHYDSGEEHSQALLARAEALQLAGRYLTQVRQYDLAYTALAGAITDARQAGDTLTGASGVIGMCWLLLRQGRLDEAEQLAAQTADLIEPRLSRATPDECAAWGWLALRAAAAAGRNNRPQEARQYHRVANTAASAVGREHTGSFFRHWTTFGPLTVGMKGVEDDMVVGDARAVVRKSGEDAMSPKAWKSAGRPSGENWNRHRLDVARAHARTNDLSAAMDELTGVRRASPEWLRHQRMAAETMQEILKKRKRTLTAEMRDMASYLAVVG, encoded by the coding sequence ATGACTACGGAACTGGCGGACAACGTCCGTAAGTACCGGCGTCGGGCCGGGATGAGCCAGGAAGAACTGGCCCACGCCGCAGGCGTCTCGCCGGGGACGGTGCGTAAGGTCGAGCAGGGTGGCACGGTCCGCATGGAAACCCTTCACGCCCTCGCCCGCGCGCTGAGCGTAACCACAGCAACGCTCTTGGCGCCGGACGCTCCAGAGCCCGTGGGTCGTTCGGAGGACCCGAACCGCGTCAACCTGATCCAGCTCCGCGCGGCTCTCACGCCACCAGTGGGACTCGCCGACTCGGACCGCGAAAGCGCCGAGGAGGAGCCGAACCTGCGCCGCTTCCGCCGTACGGTCCATGACGGTGCGGTGCTCTATCACTCCGACAGCTACAAGAGCGTCGCATCCCAACTGCCCGCGCTCTTGCGGGATGCGAACAGCGCGGTCGCCCATTACGACAGCGGCGAGGAGCACAGCCAGGCGCTCCTCGCCCGTGCCGAGGCGTTGCAGTTGGCCGGGCGCTACCTGACGCAGGTACGGCAGTACGACCTCGCCTACACCGCGCTGGCCGGCGCGATCACCGACGCACGCCAGGCCGGGGACACACTCACCGGGGCATCCGGCGTCATCGGGATGTGCTGGCTGCTCCTGCGCCAGGGCCGGCTGGACGAAGCCGAACAGCTCGCCGCCCAGACCGCCGACCTGATCGAACCGAGACTGTCCCGAGCGACGCCCGACGAGTGCGCGGCATGGGGATGGCTGGCGCTGCGCGCTGCGGCTGCCGCAGGCCGCAACAACCGGCCCCAAGAGGCCCGCCAGTACCACCGCGTCGCGAACACGGCGGCATCCGCCGTGGGACGGGAGCACACCGGCTCGTTCTTCCGGCACTGGACGACCTTCGGGCCGCTGACCGTCGGCATGAAGGGCGTGGAAGACGACATGGTCGTGGGAGACGCTCGCGCGGTCGTTCGCAAATCCGGCGAGGACGCCATGTCGCCGAAGGCTTGGAAGAGCGCCGGGCGGCCGAGCGGCGAGAACTGGAACCGCCACCGCCTGGACGTGGCCCGCGCGCACGCCCGGACCAACGACCTGTCCGCGGCGATGGACGAGCTGACCGGAGTCCGCCGTGCATCCCCGGAGTGGCTGAGGCATCAGCGGATGGCCGCCGAGACCATGCAGGAGATCCTGAAGAAGCGCAAGCGCACCCTTACCGCAGAGATGCGCGACATGGCTTCCTACCTGGCCGTCGTCGGATAG